ATCTAGAAAGAGTCATCTGCATCCTGTGCTAAAGTTGACTCATGCTTCATCATGGGTGGGACTGACTCATCCTTAAACTGGCCATTTCTTACCTCCATCAAATGCTCCTTCCTTGTGGCTTTTACATAGATCaatgctcccttccctgctcgTTCCTGTTGACCTTGGCAATGGAGGGTTCTAGGAATGAACTTGAGTGAAGTTCTAGTCTTTAGACAGGAGGACCATATGAAGATAGCTCATCATAGCTCCTAAGTTCAATGATGGGCATGCAGGCTTTAATAAATCATCgggcttgggctggagaggtgattcAGGgattaggagcacttgttgcttttgtaaGACAAAGgtatgattcccagcacccaaatggagACCctcaatcatctataactccagaccCTGGGGGATTCAATACACTTTTTggtcctctgcagacaccagacacccatgtgatgcacagacataaatgcaggcaaaaatacctattcatataaaatgaaaataatggaaaaattatCAGCCTTCCATAGTTAATGAGCAGTCTTGTACGTGCAATCATTAGTAAAATGGTTTGGTATTGGTTTTGGTTTGGAGGAATGGTCTTACTATATAACCCATGCTTctatctcctgcctcagtgtcctaaATTCTGGCATTATCCCACCCTCAGCTAGAGTGAGATGCATTGGAAAATTGGGTTTCTAGAACCACTGGTAGCCTTTGGCTTCATCCTTCACTTCTGAATGACAGGAGAGAAGGGAACTATCCATTTCCAGAAGACAGTCAAGCGTTCGGACTGAGGGTGTCTCTGCTTCACAGCATTAATCACTTTCATGTCCTCTTCATCCAGGAGCCAACTGAGCATCTCAAGCCTGGTGAGGCTGGGCAGTCGGGACACACACTGACTCAGAGCCTTGACCATGGTGGCCTGAATTTGGATGGAATCTGGGATTCGCCTGCAGATGTTGAGCACTTGTAAGCTTGGCAGGTTGTCCAGGGCTTGAAAGAAATGTCTGTACCCTTCCTCTGTAATCTTGTGATTCATTGAAAGATCTAAGGTTTCAAGTTTCTGGAAACCTCCGCTGGTTGCTCCCTTGgctggaaaacaaaacatttatgaAAAGAATATCCTGAGGACTTCAGTGATGGTGACAAGTTATGGGTACCACTCCCACACCCACCGTGACGAAAGTGGGAAATGCTCAACATGACGTTTTAGAGACCATTCTTTGAAAGCTCTAAACTGCTGCTTGGTTGATAGGGAACCACCTGGCCAAAGCACAAGCAGTTTGGAGGAAGCAGAGGTCAGGGAGTTGAGTTCACAGAGCTATGGCTGCCATGGCAATGTGGACTTCTCTTCTGGTCTCACAGAAGGACACATGTGAAGGGAAGTTACAGTAGAAGGAACTGAGAAATTGAGGCAACAGTGTCTCCATTTTTGCAGagtacagaatcctaacagctTGTCCTCTCACTGGCTACCACAGTGTCTTCCACCTAAAGCCCAGAAGGGACTCCCTGGCTACTGAGAGCAGGTGCTCTGAAGGAAATGGAGCCAAAACATGGTGAGTTCTCAATGGCCATGGACCCAGGACTTTGGAAGTGAAGATCTAATccagcttcaggtttgtttttaactGTCTACCCACTTTTCCCTAATCAGGGAAGCACTAGGGCTGATTTCACCCAGAaccatgtggtagtttgagtttAAGACAGAGGCCTTAAGAAAGTGTTTCCACTGTCCTTAAGGGATCTTCTGTGATAGTCAGGGTATTCCTCAGTCCCTGAATGGAGACTCCTCTGGAAGGACTAGAGGAAAGCTCAGTCCTCCCCCGTCCATGGCCTATCGTCCCCTGGTTTCCTTTACTCTGTACATCACACTGTACATTCATCTGCTTCTGTGGTGTGTGCAAGTGCTGTCTCCTAGCTGTGAATTAGACACTGGCCAGAAGTAACCTGTCAGCTGTTCATGGACTAATGGACGCTGTTGCCATGGTGAGATGGCTAAGCTGGTAAAGGCACCTTCTGGGCAaacctgatgtcctgagtttaaTCCGTGGAACCCACATTGCAGAAGAGAACCAACAAAATTGAGCTCTGATCTCTATATACTTGCCAcagcacagtctctctctctctctccctctgtctgtctcaataaataaatggataaacaaataaataaatgtttttaaaagtcttagtAAGgtaggcaatttttaaaaatttcatttcaagACCAGGATGTGGtaacccatgcctttaatctcagcactctggaggaagaggcaggcaaatctctgtgagttcaaggcaatcctggtctacagagcaagttccaggatagccaggttTCTACAGAGatatcctgtctgaaaaaataaaaacaagggctggagagatggctcagcggttaagagcattgattggctgctcttccagaggtcctgaattcaatttccagcaaccacatgttagctcacaaccatctataacaccaggggatctggtgccctcttctggcctgcaggcatgtgtgcagacagaatactgtatacacaataaataaataaaaaagaaaaaaaaaacatttctaattgtatgtttattggtgtttttcctgcaccACAAACATGCCTactgtccacagaggtcagaagagggcgacccatcccctggaactagagtcacagatggttctgagcagctgtatgggtgctaagaatcaaacccacatcctctggaagagcagccagtgctctaaactgcggAGCCTTCTGCACAGCTCCAAAAGAAAGTGTTTCCTGTTTTGTTAACAGATATTTACTGAGTCTCCACCATGTGTCAGGTAACCAGTGCTGGGTTCCCAGAGGAAAAAGTATCTGCCCTTAGTGTGAGAGGGCCAGGGATTATTGATCCCcaaatctctgtgagatcaaTTGCTAGAAATGTTTTAACCTAACATCCTGGAAAAGAGTGAAAGACCATCGCCATTTATACTAAGCAACAACGAGAGAAGCTATAAAACTCAGCGCTGTGCAAATCTTAAGGAGAGaaatgcaagctttatttgatacacaatatatcaccacagaacttGGGACCTCACACAATCTAAATGAGCAttgctgagctacacctccagacCCACAGCTGGGAATTTAAACACACCCTCTGGGATTAATTATGGCATAAAGAATGGAACCTACCTCAGGTGGAGATACCCCCTTAGCTCCTCCTTAAGGGTTAATCATGGGGGGCAGGTCAGGGTCCTGGCTTGGAGACCACCCTTAGGATGAAGGGTTTGCCTAAGATAATGTGATTTTCTATGCAGAATTCCAGGCCCCTGGTGCAGGGCCTATGAGCCAAGCCTCCATTAGGTTTGGTGAGGTCTGCCCATCTCAGAAAGGTacaaccatttctttttcttcccttctgcctttttctttcgGTGCTGGTCAATCTGAAAGTTGTTCCTCAACTACAGCTTTGTGTTTTCTTACCCACGAGAATCATCTGAGTGCCTAGCTGTAAGAGATTGACAAAACTTACTAGAGCCAGAACATGAAGCAAATGCCAGGGAGGATGAAAATGGTCACAACACCATGGAGAGGTTTGATCCTTTGTTATTTAATTGTTTGTGCTCAAAGTTTCATGTTAGCCAGCCTAGCCTTCAACTAGGGAATCCTCGAACTCTTGAATCTCCCAAGTgttgaattacaggcatgtgacacatCTAACCAAAACATGCTTTTAATCAGTCCATGTGAGGTAACTCAGAAATTTCACCCTAAACATTACTAAACATGGACACTGTATGAGAAAGTTCTTAGAAGCACTTCATAGATACCAACTACTAGAAACAACTCAAGTACCCATTGAATGGACACAGAGTGCAGATTGGTCAAATAATGGAATGACACACAGCAGTGAAATCAATCACTCTGGTCACATGTGTTACTAGGAAtatgaagcacacacacatttccagacAAAACAGTGCCTATTGCACAGGACTCCCTTCCATGAGGAGTCTGTGGTAAACGACTCTATGGTAAAGAAAGCAGTGTAGTGGTCatctgtggaggaagaggagggcacaGTTGCAGAATGCACACAGGTCTGCGTCCTCATCTGGTTGACTCTACACTTACTTGGATAACAAAATTTTCAGCAACGTGAATAGGAACACTGATCCAGTTCTACGTTTCAGCTTGTTgcacatttgtttacatattgtCAGTATTCAATTGACTAACAGAGGATCTGCCAGGTACATGGAGAACCAAGTATCAAAACACAGATTAGTGGTCCATGGTGCAGGGGTAGAACACTGATCTAGTGTGTGTCGGGGGCACTGAGTTCAATTTTCAgtactggggaaacaaaccacagGTGGATGGCTTCTATACACCCACTAAAACAAAGAGGCTGTTGACCTTCCCAGTCAGAACAGGATGAAGCTGTCTGCAGAAGGACACGAGATGAAACAGTGTGGTGGTGGAAATGAGGAACAGTTTGGAAGACTTTGCCATTCAAGACATTCCCAGCAGACAGCTCCAATGATGCCACTGCTTCCACACAGGGGGAAACCCTTTCCCTGAGGGGAACTCACCGATTTCCATCACACTGTCGTCATCCAAGGTCTCCTTAAAGGCAAGAACTCGGAGACACCGAAGCTGCAGACATTGCCGGACAATCAGTTTGGCCACGTGGTGAATCCCGTCCCCAGTGGGAAGGAGCagttcctccaggttcctgagaGAACCCAGAGCCTGGGCTGTGGGAGACACCACAAAGCCATCCTCAGTAGTAGTCCCGGCATGAGCGAGCAGCTGATGACCTAGACCTTCTGCAGTCTAGGAGGCCCCACCTAGCAGGGGCCCTCCTCGTCACTGTCCTCtccaaggaaaggagaaggggtcAGCACCCAGCTGCTCCCTGCTGCTCTCTGCAGCTggctcctccatcctcccccaccTGACTCTTCACACAGGTCCAGGCTGTCTGTccatttctgctctctcttctttttttttttttttttttttttatgtacactGTACGGCAGGTGTCTTTGGTCACCGTAACTGGCCGTTAGATCTGCTTTTATTATGAAGGTAGTACTGTTGGTTATTGCCAGTGGCAGATTGGGGTAGGGGTGGACTACTTTGTCCTGCGCTGTCTGACAGTGACAGGGGTCAGCTGTCCCTGTGAGGCCAAGGGTCCTGGATCTGTTTGCATTTGTACAGCCACCATCACAGTGTACAGCCAAGTGGGTGTCCATTTGTGTAACAGCACCCAGGTAAAGTCAGGCTCCCCGCCAGCACTCAGAAAGGTTCCCTCTTGCTTTTTTCCAATTGGTTCCTTCCTCCTTGAGGTCACCACTCTTGTCCCTGGCCGCTTTTGAGATCAGTGAGACATAGGCTTCAGTCTTCTCCCCTAGGCCTTCCAAGCATCTGTGTTAACCCAGCGCTTCCTTGAGTGTTCTGTAGCAGTGGCCTCTGGATCCCTGGGGTGTAGCGTGCCTCCCTGAGGCAAGGGACCTTGCTGGGGATTGGAGGTGGCCAGGAACTTGCTCCTGTGTCCCATAAGGGTCCTTTTTTTCCCAGGACAGCTAGTCCTCACCATTTTGATGAAATGCATAATGGGATATAATCGTGTGCCCTTAACCTCACCTGGCTGTGCAAACCCCAGAAAGACTGTTTGTAGCAATGGAGGCCTTGAACAACCAGTGTGCTCTTGTCTGTTAAGTGGCACATCTACCAGCctagagaggagcaggaggagcggGCACTCCCTAGCTGGATGTCCAGGAACTTGGGGGAGGGCACCACTCCTGAGATCCCAGACCCTATTGATGGGATTCAGACCTCTGCTGGCTGAAAACCTTCAGCAGGCTGGCCTGGTCCAGGCCTTTGCCTTCCACAGAGACTGACGGatgccccctccctcccagggTCTCACTGCCTACCACGACATCTCCCTGGACAAGTGCTACGTCATTGAACTCAACACCACCATTGTGCTACCCCCTCGAAACATCTGGGAGCTCCTCATGAATGTGAAGGTGGGCAGCCTCTTATTGTTCACAACTGTCCCTCCCCTGAGGAGACCAAGCCTAAAGGGGGAGTCTGGGACAATGTCCCTGCACCCCAAAGGATCACTTCTCCGCCATTCTCTAGCCGCATCCTCttctccccttttcctctccccaacTCACAGAATGCCAAGTGAGTTGGCATTCAGATGCATGCTTTGGGTCAGTAGTGAGGGCAGTGGTTGCAGGCCCTATCTCCAGGAGCGCTTCCCTTAAAGTGGGAGGCCAGACATGCGCACATGCCAAAGCTCACCACAGTACAGGACAGGTGCCAGCGTTGGCTAGCAAAGGACTCCTGGGAGTGAGAAAGCAGTGTGTTGGACAGCGGTCATTTCAGATGTAGAACAGGGTTGTGGGGGAGCCCCAGGGGAAAGTGGGAGGAGCCTGAGGGTCGTGTTTTGACATACTACCCCCACCTCCTCCGTTTTGCAGAGAGGGACCTACCTCCCACAGACGTACATCATCCAGGAGGAGATGGTGGTGACGGAGCTTGTCAGTGACAAGGAGGCTCTGGGCTCCTTCATCTACCACCTGTGCAATGGGAAGGACACGTACCGGCTGCGGCGCCGGGCCACCCGCAGGCGTGAGTGACGGATGTGTGTCCCAGGCTCCAAACCCCAGCCAGCCTCTGACAGGCCCTGGCTCAGCCATCCTAGCAGCAATTATAACCTAACTGCAGTGAATGTCAGTCAAGCACTTAGGACGTGCCGGGCATTGCCTCACCTAACCCTCACCGCTGGCATCgtcattttaaaggaaactgaggcacagagggtAAAGTAGCACCTTGAAGGTTTTAACAGCAGAGCCGTGACAGGCACACAGTGAGCCTGACTCAGGAGCACTCTACTTCATGGTGCTGGGATGGCACTTTCTGGCTTCCCCCGCCTGCCTTGCCAGGCCCCAGGGCTCTCAGGCTCAGAGGCTGGCCACCTTTCTGGGCCTGGACCCAGGCCTAACTGggacttcctttttcttcccagggaTCAACAAACGTGGGGCCAAGAACTGCAATGCCATCCGTCACTTTGAGAACACCTTCGTGGTGGAGACGCTCATCTGCGGGGTGGTGTGAAGCCTTCCCTCCAGGCCCGCcctgccctctccttcctcctcctggccGCTCTCcggccctcctcctccctttgctTAGCTTGTACCTTGGGCACTTTTCCATAGATGTGACATGTCCCACTATTCTTTCCagccccaccctcctccctgtaccaggGCCGTGATCTCTCGAGGGGACCTGTGTCTGCTGGTCTTTCAGGTGTGAGGCAGGAGGGGACAGTTACCCAAGATGGTTTCTGTAATCGTCGTTTTGATTCAGCTTCCCAGTGGCTGGGCCAAGGGGAAGGACTAAAGGGAGGGGCTGGATATGTGAAAGCCCGGGACAGGGGCAAGAGCATGGATGAGGCTTGGCATGGGTTCAGAAATAGCACCCCCACATTTGGGCAAGTCCCCAAAGACTTTTTTCATGCACGGCACACTTCCTCTGTTCTCCTGGTTCTTAGGCCTAAGTGTGGACTAAGGGTGGGGAAATGTGTCCTGGGTTGGACCCAGCAGAGCACAAGAGCAGGTGGCTATCCTGGCCTCTCCCTGGGGTTCATGTCAGTGCCTTCGTCCCGCCGGCAGGAGCCTGGAGTTTGAGGGTGGGATGAGTCTGCTAAGCACAACTGTTCTCTGAGTGGAACCAAAGAAATGAGGAGCTGGGCCGCCCTGGCCTGGCACCTGGGAACACAAGAGCAGGTGGGTACGGAAGTCATCAGCTGTGAGCTGCAGGCCCTGAGCAGTGGGTGGAGCACATGCCTTCCTCCACGCCAGGGCTGCTGGAAAAGacggaagagggaaggagagacactggtACTTccatccctgcttcctctccGTTCCGGATCTGTCCCCGCTGTCCAGGGGTGCGTGatgtttctccttctccttcttttgcaTGTTTTTACTGACGTTCATGCTGGCCACCCTCAGCCCTGAGCCTGGGAGAGGCTTTGGCAGCTCGGGTCAGACTTGGGCTCTCCATGGCGGTGAAGCTCTCAAATGCTTTGTATATTTTCTCTATTAGATCTCTTTTCAGAAGTGTCTGGCCAgatccttagctggtcttgtttcctcagactggaagcttctgtgtcctcatccagaatgggtctcagctgaactgctgctcaaaagcctaaagcttaaccagccacatgctgaaccagccaaaagctCCTGCTCTCTCTTCTAAAGCAGGGCCTCCACCGCAGTGCAGGTCACTGCCCTAACTGCAGAGAGACTTTGGCCCCCTCCCTCGCCATCCCACCTCCTCTAATCCCTCTGAGGAATCCATACGGCTGTCCCATTCTGCCCCTTAAATGCAGTTCCACAGTGTGGAGACTTAGCACTCATTATACTCCATGTGTTTTTGGCACAATTACCATGTGATATATGCTAGTCATCATCTTGGTGCCTGATTCTGTCCCTGATATTTTAACACACTGAATTTCCCATCTAATCTCCCCATAAACAAAactcacatgcatgcatccacacacacccTGTTCCTGTGTCTatatgaagagaagagaaagcaagggTAAACTCAGGCTCTCTGTATGCATGGTAAGTTTGGGAAACATTGTGAAGACACAGCTCTGGACCCCATATCtgcattctctctttcctttgtttaACTTGTTAGAGTGTTTCCCATGAAAGCCCATTATTTTCACAATCAGTTCTTAAGTCCAAGTACCTAAACTCTTCTTATACTTATCATTTTGTTGATTCTGAGTCATAGTTTCTTGACCTTAAATAGAAGTTTTAGTATGTATTCCAGAAACCATGAAACAGAAAGGACTTGGCATATTTGGAGTGTGTGCCAGACAATGACAGTACTATCATGATCAAATTCTCTCCTAAGAGGTCAGTGAGTCTGAGAATGTTGCATTTAATAAGATCAAGTGTCAGGATGTGTGTGACCAACAATGTTGGCATCTGGGGGTGATACTGAGCATCACTATGGTGTCCTCTTAAGGACCAGTGTAACGCTGATCCTCTGTATCGGCACATTCTACCCACCACAggttcattttttattatatttaattaattgtgtgtatgtgtgcgtacgtgtgtgtgtgtgtgtgtgtgtgtatgtgtgcgtgtgcttgtgtgtgtgtgtgtgtatgtgtggtgcgtgtgcgtgtgcatgtgtgtgtgtgtgttacagagtatgtctggaggtcagaagacaacatgcctaagtcagttctctccttccactatgtccTGGGGAGGAAGGGCTTCAAGCTTGACATCAAGCTTTTGTACTGCTCTCAGCCCTTTTGCCAGacctgaaataattttaaaattatatccatGACGAACATACATTTCCCCCATGTCATATTCCTTGAACAACACAATACTGTTTATGTAGCACATGTTATATTAGGCATTGTAGGCAATCCAGAGATAGTTTGACGTACATGGACGACAGGGTCACATGCAAACACTGCTCCATTTTATATCATAGATTTAAGCATCTTCTAATGTTGGCATCAGCAGCAGTCCCAGAACCAATCACTATGGGTGTTGTTCCTGGCcattttatgtcaaattgacacaagccagagtcattttggaagagggacactcaattgagaaaatgcctccaccaaaTTGTCTTGTGGGCCTGCCtgaagtgcattttcttgattgacaactgacgtgggagggcccagcttactGTGGCTGGTTCCACCCCTGAACAGGTGATCacaggtgctataagaaagcaggttgagccagccaagaggaaaaagccagtaagcagcagacctctgcttcagttcctgccttcaggtttctgccctgatttccctcagcaATGGAGTACAACCTGAGAGTtgagagctgaaataaaccctttcctccccaagctgcttttggtcatggtgttttaccacagccacagaaaccctaCCCAACAGTCAAGGGACAACCATTCACAGCTTGCTCTGTTGTGGGTTCACTGGAGAAGGTGGAGtggggaaaggggagaagaggaggaggtggggggagggggcaggggagataaagaataaagaaacactGTTTTATAAACCTACCAAAATTTTCTGATGTTTCCTTATCTGGAAATTGTTGGCGTTTAAGATTCAGTATCTTCAGGGAAACAAAATTTGGCAAAATAGTGactaggaaaaggaaaataaaatttagttaGTTCAGATACATTTCCTGTGACACAGAGGAATACCATTGAAGTAAGAGTGTTTCAAAAGTGATGAAAAGTGATACAATATTCAGATTGAATTACTATGACTAAGCAGAGGAAacaattctgaaaatgaaatggtTACATTGTAGACACAGATGCACTTCATTGCTGTGGAAGACTCACTGAAGTCAGGTGCTGTCACAGTTTCTGTGACACCAGCAGCCTTTTAATTCTAGAGTACTTAATGACTTTGTGCACAGGAGCATCTAAAATCAATGTTGTATAGTTCTTACCAAATGGCATGGCTTCAAAGCATCGTCCAGAAAACTCAATCTCTCTGAGTTTCTTGCAGGAAGCAAGCACAGTCATGAGAGGCTCACAGTTCGAAAAGAAATCACATTCCAGTTGGAAAACTTGAAGATTTGGAGAGTTCTGGATCAATTCAACTGGAAAAGATGAAGGATATTCAGAAATTAGAGAAGGCTACGAATTCCCATCAGAATTGGCCTCCTAATCCACCAGCTCAGCCACAGCAATTTAAGAGGCAGTGATGCACTGAGCTAGTGCTCAGGCCATGCTGGATTCTGCAACGGACTAGTGAGCAGATAACCTGGGACAAGCTCCGGATGCTCTCTGGATCAGTTTTCACCTCATAAAGTTCAAATAAGGGCTCACCATAGCCTAACAATAGCCTCAGTACCAGACATAGTAAACTTCCCTTCAAGTTTTTGGTCAGAGGTTCCAAGAGAGTCCCCAAACAATACAGACCTCACTGTCGTTCTTGGTCTGCTCCCAGAGCTTGAAGATAAATCCCtactgctgaagataccacactcCTGACACAGTGCTTGACGGAATCAAAGTAGAAACGACTTGGAAATAGTatatgctctctctgtctctctgtctctctctttctctatccatagacacacacacacacacacacacacacacacacacacacacggcatgaaTCTGAGACCTATGCATAAAAGCCACCTTTATCTTTGAGCCCTAACGTTTCTGTATTTGTATATTGCatttatgtaataaaaattcTATACGAAGTAACATAAAAGGATAATTCTGAAGCATAAATTGttgaagtttatttaaaaataccttatTATACTATCTATATGTATTTGTGCTTGCTCATGCATCCTcaaactattttgtttgtttgtttttgttttgttttgtttttcctgtgg
The Peromyscus leucopus breed LL Stock chromosome 11, UCI_PerLeu_2.1, whole genome shotgun sequence DNA segment above includes these coding regions:
- the LOC114703191 gene encoding integral membrane protein 2C-like, with protein sequence MPPPSQGLTAYHDISLDKCYVIELNTTIVLPPRNIWELLMNVKRGTYLPQTYIIQEEMVVTELVSDKEALGSFIYHLCNGKDTYRLRRRATRRRINKRGAKNCNAIRHFENTFVVETLICGVV